The Chryseobacterium nakagawai genome has a segment encoding these proteins:
- a CDS encoding efflux RND transporter periplasmic adaptor subunit, translating into MKTYIIPVLMILSLMACSKKEEEKANPAKKGFELSNTMLKSISLAKVEQRNIEDEYSFYGKISADKNSYIDVYPLVGGNVMSVNVELGDYVRKGQVLATIRSTELAEIQKDVSDAKTDLVVAKNNLRVAKELYEGKLNTERDVLEAKSQLQKAEDQLQRAAAVSTVYNVKSGNIYSVVAPINGFIVQKSINKDMQLRSDRSDNIFDVANTTNVWAIMNVNESDIEKISLGMKAQVSTLSYPDKVFDGKIDKIFKIIDPQTNAMQARVVLDNANGLLIPDSKATIKVSSLESNTMLTVPSKAVIFDDNKSFVVIFKSRTDVKIREVKVQKQVGDVTYIADGLKEGEEVITNNQLLIYRSLNS; encoded by the coding sequence ATGAAAACATATATTATTCCAGTATTAATGATTTTATCATTGATGGCCTGCTCAAAAAAGGAGGAAGAAAAAGCCAATCCGGCTAAAAAAGGCTTCGAACTCAGCAATACCATGCTGAAATCTATTTCCTTGGCAAAGGTTGAACAAAGAAACATAGAAGATGAATATAGTTTTTATGGAAAGATCTCAGCAGATAAGAACAGCTATATAGACGTTTATCCATTGGTAGGAGGAAATGTGATGAGTGTAAATGTAGAGCTTGGGGACTATGTGAGAAAAGGACAGGTATTGGCTACCATCAGAAGTACGGAGCTTGCAGAAATTCAAAAAGATGTGAGTGATGCTAAAACGGACCTTGTAGTGGCCAAAAATAACCTTAGAGTTGCTAAGGAACTCTACGAAGGGAAACTAAATACAGAAAGAGATGTATTGGAGGCAAAAAGCCAGTTACAAAAAGCCGAAGATCAATTACAACGAGCAGCAGCTGTAAGTACTGTTTATAATGTAAAGTCAGGAAATATATACAGTGTTGTAGCACCCATTAACGGATTTATTGTTCAGAAAAGTATCAATAAGGATATGCAGCTGAGAAGTGACCGAAGTGATAATATTTTTGATGTTGCCAATACTACCAATGTATGGGCGATTATGAATGTTAACGAATCAGATATTGAAAAGATAAGTCTTGGAATGAAAGCACAAGTGTCTACACTTTCTTACCCGGACAAGGTTTTTGATGGAAAAATTGATAAAATTTTTAAAATCATTGATCCGCAAACCAATGCCATGCAGGCAAGAGTAGTTCTGGATAATGCCAATGGATTATTAATCCCGGATAGTAAGGCCACTATAAAAGTTTCCAGCCTTGAAAGCAATACAATGCTTACCGTTCCTTCAAAAGCGGTGATTTTTGATGATAACAAAAGTTTTGTGGTGATTTTTAAATCCAGAACTGATGTTAAAATAAGAGAAGTGAAAGTACAGAAACAAGTAGGTGATGTAACTTATATTGCAGACGGCCTTAAAGAAGGAGAAGAAGTCATTACCAACAACCAGCTTCTGATATACCGTTCTCTAAACAGCTGA
- the tuf gene encoding elongation factor Tu: protein MAKETFNRNKPHLNIGTIGHVDHGKTTLTAAISAVLASKGLAEKKDFSSIDSAPEEKERGITINTAHIEYETVKRHYAHVDCPGHADYVKNMVTGAAQMDGAIVVCAATDGPMPQTREHILLCRQVNVPKIVVFMNKVDMVDDPELLELVEMELRDLLATYDFDGDNSPVIQGSALGALTAATNGDSEDKWFKTVEALMDAVDEWIDEPVRDTDKPFLMPIEDVFSITGRGTVATGRIEAGIINTGDPVDIVGMGDEKLTSTITGVEMFRKILDRGEAGDNVGLLLRGIEKTDIKRGMVIAKKDSVKPHKKFKASVYILSKEEGGRHTPFHNKYRPQFYVRTTDVTGEIFLPEGVEMVMPGDNLEITVELLQPIALNEGLRFAIREGGRTVGSGQVTEILD, encoded by the coding sequence ATGGCAAAGGAAACGTTTAATCGTAACAAACCACACTTGAACATTGGTACTATTGGTCACGTTGACCATGGTAAAACTACTCTTACAGCTGCTATTTCTGCTGTATTAGCTAGCAAAGGTCTTGCTGAGAAAAAAGACTTCTCTTCAATTGACTCTGCTCCAGAAGAAAAAGAAAGAGGGATCACTATCAATACTGCTCACATCGAGTACGAAACTGTAAAAAGACACTATGCTCACGTTGACTGTCCAGGTCACGCCGACTATGTTAAGAACATGGTAACTGGTGCTGCTCAAATGGATGGAGCTATCGTAGTATGTGCTGCAACTGATGGTCCAATGCCTCAAACTAGAGAACATATCCTACTTTGCCGTCAGGTAAACGTACCTAAGATCGTTGTTTTCATGAACAAAGTTGACATGGTGGATGATCCAGAATTGTTAGAGCTTGTTGAAATGGAACTTAGAGATCTATTAGCTACTTATGACTTTGATGGAGATAACTCTCCAGTAATTCAAGGTTCAGCTCTTGGAGCACTTACTGCAGCTACTAATGGTGACTCAGAAGATAAGTGGTTCAAAACTGTTGAAGCATTAATGGATGCAGTTGATGAGTGGATTGACGAGCCAGTAAGAGATACTGATAAGCCATTCTTGATGCCAATCGAAGACGTATTCTCTATTACAGGTAGAGGTACTGTAGCAACTGGTAGAATTGAAGCTGGTATTATCAACACTGGTGACCCAGTTGATATCGTAGGTATGGGTGATGAAAAATTAACTTCTACAATTACAGGAGTTGAGATGTTCAGAAAAATCCTAGACAGAGGTGAAGCTGGTGATAACGTAGGTCTATTGTTGAGAGGTATTGAAAAAACTGACATCAAGAGAGGTATGGTAATCGCTAAGAAAGATTCTGTGAAGCCACACAAAAAATTCAAAGCATCTGTTTATATCCTTTCTAAAGAAGAAGGTGGACGTCACACTCCATTCCACAACAAATACCGTCCTCAGTTCTACGTAAGAACTACTGACGTTACAGGTGAGATCTTCTTACCAGAAGGTGTAGAAATGGTAATGCCTGGTGATAACTTAGAGATCACTGTAGAATTGTTACAACCAATCGCTCTTAACGAGGGTCTTAGATTCGCGATCAGAGAAGGAGGTAGAACAGTTGGTTCAGGTCAGGTTACTGAAATCTTAGACTAA
- a CDS encoding efflux RND transporter permease subunit yields the protein MNKFIKNIIAFSLKNKAFTFIWVAILAIAGFISFKNMPIEAFPDVTNTQIVIITQWNGRSAEEVERFVTTPIELAMSPVQKKTSVRSTTMFGLSIVKILFDDGVDDTFARNQVNNQLRTISLPDEVDPEVQPPYGPTGEIFRYTLESKTKDSRKLLTLQNWVIDRALRGVPGVADINVFGGQDKVFELSIDPRALDKYNLTPLQVYDAVTKSNLNVGGDVIEKNGQAYVVRGIGLVKSIADIGNITIQNDSGNPVLVKNVAEVHESSMPRVGQAALNNHDDTVEGIVVMRKGENPREVLVGVKAKIKELNEKILPKDVKMVTFYDRDNLMDFTTHTVMHNLIEGIVLVTVIVLIFMADWRTTLIVSIIIPLSLLFAFLCLKLAGMSANLLSLGAVDFGIIIDGAVVMVEGLFVMLDHKAHKYGMEKFNKLAKGGWIKQTGTGLGKAIFFSKLIIITSLIPIFSFQKVEGKMFSPLAFTLGFALIGALIFTLTLVPVLSHILLNKNVREKNNPFVNFWDRIVLKGFNLTFKHKKTSMIVAISFLAVTLFSGKFLGTEFLPQLNEGSLWITAEMPMSSSLKESLKTADLLKKDIMSFSEVTDVLAQTGRSNDGTDPNGFGFVQFAVNLKPREEWKRKITYDELINEIDQKLRSYQGITFNYSQPISDNVAEAVAGFKAENGIKIYGDNLETLDKLAHEILGKIKDVEGVKDPGIIKNIGQPEVSVVLDRDKMAAYGVMPADAQAVLEMAFGGKTASEMFDGERKFPIRLRYSQEYRTNENDIAALMVPTQDGAKIPLKEISTIVKDNGAAFIYRDNIKRYIGVKFSIRDRDLGSTIADAQKKVSTVELPDGYSVGWTGQFENQQRASHRLTQVVPVSILMIFFLLFILFGNMKDSLLVLANVPFALIGGIIALHVTGINFGISAGVGMIALLGICIQNGVILITEFHQNVKNGLDIDNAILSGVKSRTRPVIMTALMASIGLMPAALSTGIGSESQKPLAIVIIGGLITATVLTLLIFPIIFWIFNRTKRVSKA from the coding sequence ATGAATAAATTCATAAAAAATATAATCGCTTTTTCATTAAAGAATAAAGCATTTACCTTTATCTGGGTGGCTATTTTAGCGATTGCCGGATTTATAAGTTTCAAAAACATGCCTATTGAAGCTTTTCCGGACGTTACCAATACCCAGATTGTAATCATTACTCAATGGAATGGGCGTAGTGCAGAGGAAGTAGAACGCTTTGTTACTACCCCCATAGAATTGGCGATGAGCCCGGTTCAGAAGAAAACCAGTGTGAGAAGTACTACGATGTTTGGACTTTCCATTGTTAAAATTCTGTTTGACGATGGGGTGGATGATACTTTTGCCAGAAATCAGGTCAATAACCAATTAAGAACCATTAGCCTTCCTGATGAGGTAGATCCTGAAGTACAACCACCCTACGGGCCAACCGGTGAAATTTTTAGATATACGCTGGAAAGCAAAACAAAAGATTCCCGTAAACTGCTAACCCTGCAAAACTGGGTGATAGACCGTGCCCTAAGAGGAGTGCCTGGGGTAGCGGATATTAATGTTTTCGGAGGACAGGACAAAGTATTTGAATTAAGTATCGATCCCAGAGCACTGGATAAATATAATCTGACTCCCCTTCAGGTATATGATGCTGTTACCAAGAGCAATCTGAATGTGGGTGGAGATGTGATTGAAAAAAATGGACAGGCTTATGTGGTAAGAGGAATAGGTTTGGTAAAATCTATCGCAGATATCGGAAATATTACCATTCAGAATGACAGCGGAAATCCTGTTCTGGTAAAAAATGTGGCGGAAGTTCATGAAAGCTCTATGCCTAGGGTAGGACAGGCAGCCTTGAATAATCATGATGATACCGTAGAAGGAATTGTAGTGATGAGAAAAGGTGAGAATCCAAGAGAAGTTCTGGTAGGGGTAAAAGCCAAAATTAAAGAGCTGAACGAAAAGATCCTGCCGAAAGATGTAAAAATGGTGACTTTCTATGACAGAGATAACCTGATGGATTTCACTACACACACGGTAATGCATAACTTAATTGAAGGAATTGTATTGGTAACTGTGATCGTTTTGATCTTTATGGCAGACTGGAGAACCACGTTGATTGTTTCTATCATCATTCCTTTATCCTTATTGTTTGCATTTTTATGTTTAAAACTGGCCGGAATGAGTGCCAACCTGCTTTCTCTGGGTGCTGTAGACTTTGGGATTATCATTGATGGAGCCGTCGTCATGGTGGAAGGACTCTTTGTAATGCTGGACCATAAGGCACATAAATATGGAATGGAAAAATTCAATAAACTGGCAAAAGGAGGTTGGATCAAACAGACCGGAACTGGTTTAGGAAAGGCAATTTTCTTCTCAAAGCTGATTATTATTACTTCCCTGATTCCAATTTTCTCATTCCAGAAAGTAGAAGGGAAGATGTTCTCGCCTTTAGCATTTACTTTGGGATTTGCATTGATAGGAGCATTGATATTTACTTTAACATTAGTTCCTGTTCTTTCTCATATTCTTTTAAATAAAAATGTAAGAGAAAAAAATAACCCGTTTGTTAATTTCTGGGATAGAATTGTGCTAAAAGGATTTAATTTAACCTTTAAGCATAAAAAAACAAGTATGATTGTTGCTATTTCGTTTCTTGCAGTAACATTATTTTCAGGAAAATTCCTTGGAACAGAATTCCTACCACAGCTTAATGAAGGTTCACTTTGGATCACTGCAGAAATGCCAATGAGCTCATCATTGAAAGAATCTCTAAAAACAGCAGATCTTTTGAAAAAGGATATTATGAGTTTTTCTGAAGTAACAGATGTTTTGGCCCAGACAGGAAGAAGTAATGATGGTACAGACCCGAATGGATTCGGATTCGTGCAGTTTGCTGTAAATCTAAAACCAAGAGAAGAATGGAAACGAAAAATCACTTATGATGAACTTATCAATGAAATTGATCAAAAGCTAAGAAGTTACCAGGGAATTACCTTCAACTATTCGCAGCCGATTTCAGATAATGTGGCAGAAGCTGTAGCCGGTTTTAAAGCAGAAAATGGGATCAAAATCTACGGAGATAATTTAGAAACCTTAGACAAATTGGCTCATGAGATTTTAGGTAAGATTAAAGATGTTGAAGGAGTAAAAGATCCGGGAATTATTAAAAATATCGGCCAGCCGGAAGTAAGTGTCGTTTTAGACAGAGATAAAATGGCTGCCTATGGGGTAATGCCGGCTGATGCGCAGGCTGTACTGGAAATGGCGTTTGGGGGAAAAACCGCTTCTGAAATGTTTGATGGAGAAAGAAAGTTCCCGATCCGACTTCGTTACTCTCAGGAATACAGGACCAATGAGAATGATATTGCAGCATTGATGGTTCCTACCCAGGACGGCGCAAAAATCCCTTTAAAAGAGATCAGTACTATTGTTAAAGATAATGGAGCTGCATTTATTTACAGAGATAATATTAAAAGATATATTGGAGTGAAATTCTCAATCCGGGATCGTGATTTGGGAAGTACTATTGCAGATGCCCAGAAAAAAGTATCTACTGTTGAACTGCCAGATGGATATTCAGTAGGTTGGACAGGTCAGTTTGAGAACCAACAACGTGCTTCACACAGATTAACTCAGGTGGTTCCGGTAAGTATTCTGATGATCTTTTTCCTTCTGTTTATCTTGTTTGGAAATATGAAGGATTCTCTTTTGGTTTTGGCGAATGTTCCTTTTGCTTTGATTGGAGGTATTATTGCCTTACATGTTACCGGAATTAATTTCGGAATCTCTGCAGGAGTAGGAATGATTGCCCTGTTGGGAATATGTATACAGAACGGAGTTATTTTGATTACAGAATTTCATCAGAATGTTAAAAATGGACTGGATATAGATAATGCGATATTAAGTGGAGTAAAATCCAGAACCAGACCTGTTATTATGACTGCTCTTATGGCATCTATAGGATTGATGCCGGCAGCATTGTCCACAGGGATCGGGTCCGAATCTCAAAAACCTTTAGCCATTGTAATTATTGGTGGACTTATAACAGCCACAGTACTTACGTTGCTTATTTTTCCTATTATTTTCTGGATTTTTAACAGGACTAAAAGGGTATCCAAAGCCTGA
- a CDS encoding TolC family protein produces MNRIAVLCLAVSSFMAAQQQMSLLDCEEAFQKNNLQLLAEQYNINMADADILQAKIWELPQLSGQFNAYNPQDKKFFDVGHSKGAGITQLIYMGGKKKNEIAFAKSNKELAQLQFSQLLVDLRAQLRTTYFNLYYEKLKLENTDKQLGYMNDLLSAYRVQSAKGNVSLKDAVRLQSLVIQLNHDKLEINKNILGFEQNLKVLTGISEDIEPLMPEAEAKEALATQPFGDEDELKTKALENNADYRYNLKLIDNSKLYAQWQKSLNVPDLNVGAAWDQAGGTFNNEANLTLGIPLPLWRVNQGNVEKANYAIQQNQKNADFQKLTLETKVQAAYKTWKAQYEQLADIKTTDLQNMDLVYNGMMTNFRKGNVNLIEFTDFMDSYRETALQIYDMKNEIMQAAEQLNQLVQTKIFY; encoded by the coding sequence ATGAACAGAATTGCAGTGCTGTGCCTGGCCGTTTCCTCATTCATGGCGGCACAACAGCAAATGTCTCTTTTGGATTGCGAAGAAGCTTTCCAGAAGAACAACCTCCAGCTGCTTGCGGAACAATACAACATCAATATGGCTGATGCTGATATTCTGCAGGCTAAAATCTGGGAATTGCCACAATTGAGTGGGCAATTCAATGCTTACAATCCTCAGGATAAAAAGTTTTTTGATGTTGGTCATTCAAAAGGAGCAGGCATTACCCAGTTAATTTATATGGGGGGTAAAAAGAAAAATGAAATTGCTTTTGCAAAATCGAATAAAGAATTGGCTCAGCTTCAGTTTTCTCAACTTCTTGTTGATCTTAGAGCCCAACTCCGTACCACTTATTTTAATCTTTACTACGAAAAATTAAAGCTTGAAAACACCGATAAGCAATTAGGATATATGAATGACCTGTTAAGCGCTTATCGTGTACAGTCTGCAAAAGGAAATGTATCCCTTAAAGATGCAGTGAGACTACAAAGTTTAGTCATTCAGCTGAATCATGATAAGCTTGAAATTAATAAAAATATCCTTGGCTTTGAACAGAATTTAAAAGTTCTTACCGGGATTTCAGAAGATATAGAACCTTTGATGCCTGAAGCTGAAGCTAAAGAAGCACTGGCAACTCAGCCTTTTGGAGATGAAGATGAACTTAAAACTAAGGCACTGGAAAATAATGCAGATTATCGATATAATTTAAAATTAATAGATAACAGTAAGCTGTATGCGCAATGGCAGAAATCCTTGAATGTACCGGATCTTAATGTAGGCGCAGCATGGGATCAGGCAGGAGGGACGTTTAATAATGAAGCCAATCTGACATTAGGAATCCCTTTACCATTATGGAGGGTGAATCAGGGAAATGTGGAAAAAGCGAACTATGCGATTCAGCAGAATCAGAAAAACGCAGATTTTCAGAAACTAACCCTTGAAACAAAGGTCCAGGCAGCTTATAAAACCTGGAAAGCACAATACGAACAGCTTGCAGATATCAAAACAACAGATCTTCAGAATATGGATCTTGTTTATAATGGTATGATGACAAATTTCAGAAAAGGAAATGTGAACCTTATTGAATTCACAGACTTCATGGACAGCTACAGGGAAACTGCCCTTCAGATTTATGATATGAAGAATGAGATCATGCAGGCAGCAGAACAACTTAACCAATTAGTACAAACGAAAATCTTCTATTAA
- the nusG gene encoding transcription termination/antitermination protein NusG, giving the protein MSELKWYVLKAISGQENKVKSYIETEIKRLGFEQYVTQVVIPMEKVIQIRNGKKVPKEKPYYPGYLMIEAELMGEIPHVIKNIPGVISFLSLTKGGDPVPMRKSEVNRMLGRMDELSEFASDVEIPYVVGENVKVIDGPFNGFNGTVEKILEDKKKIEVSVLIFGRKTPMELSYMQVEKV; this is encoded by the coding sequence ATGAGCGAATTGAAATGGTATGTGCTGAAAGCAATCAGCGGACAGGAAAATAAAGTGAAAAGCTATATTGAGACAGAAATCAAACGTTTAGGGTTTGAACAGTACGTTACTCAAGTGGTTATTCCTATGGAAAAGGTTATTCAAATTAGAAACGGAAAAAAAGTTCCTAAAGAAAAACCTTACTATCCTGGATACTTGATGATTGAAGCTGAACTGATGGGAGAGATTCCTCACGTTATCAAAAATATCCCTGGAGTTATTTCTTTCTTAAGTTTAACCAAAGGAGGAGATCCTGTTCCAATGAGAAAATCAGAGGTGAACAGAATGCTTGGAAGAATGGATGAACTTTCAGAATTCGCAAGCGATGTTGAGATTCCATATGTAGTAGGTGAAAACGTAAAAGTGATCGATGGTCCTTTCAACGGATTCAATGGTACAGTTGAGAAGATTCTTGAAGACAAAAAGAAAATTGAAGTTTCTGTATTAATCTTCGGTAGAAAAACTCCAATGGAACTAAGCTACATGCAAGTAGAAAAAGTATAA
- the secE gene encoding preprotein translocase subunit SecE, translating to MSSFVDFLKGSYNEFRHKVEWPKWADLQSSTIVVTIATVILALFTFGVDELFSKAISNIIGMLINLFN from the coding sequence ATGAGTTCATTTGTCGATTTTTTAAAAGGTTCTTATAACGAATTCAGACATAAAGTTGAATGGCCAAAATGGGCTGACCTTCAGTCGTCTACAATTGTAGTGACTATTGCGACAGTGATCTTGGCTTTATTTACTTTTGGAGTTGATGAATTGTTTTCTAAAGCAATCAGCAACATCATTGGAATGCTAATCAACTTGTTCAACTAA